The following coding sequences are from one Epinephelus fuscoguttatus linkage group LG7, E.fuscoguttatus.final_Chr_v1 window:
- the zgc:194242 gene encoding uncharacterized methyltransferase YdaC isoform X4, translating to MWAEKLGKQLGHPTQSVGGWLVSRLLVARNRVLEENAVQLCRIQPDDTVLELGHGPGLGLKSAAKLLTEPTGHLIGVDYSAYMHKEASERMKDLVASGKVTLHHCDVAAMPLEDNTVDKVFHCNCYYFWPDLRKGASEIHRVMKPGGLMVTTLRLSNMAALAAKQVMPGENWRPEAYMTALRDSG from the exons ATGTGGGCTGAAAAATTGGGGAAACAGTTGGGCCACCCGACACAATCAGTGGGAGGGTGGCTGGTGAGTAGGTTGCTCGTAGCACGCAACCGGGTCCTTGAGGAGAATGCTGTGCAGCTGTGCCGGATCCAACCTGATGACACAGTGCTGGAGCTGGGTCATGGCCCGGGTCTGGGTCTGAAGTCAGCCGCCAAACTGCTCACAGAGCCCACAGGCCACCTCATAGGGGTGGATTACTCAGCGTACATGCATAAG GAGGCAAGTGAGCGAATGAAGGACCTTGTGGCCAGTGGGAAAGTGACCCTGCATCACTGTGATGTAGCAGCAATGCCTCTGGAAGACAACACTGTGGATAAAGTCTTTCACTGTAACTGCTACTACTTCTGGCCTGACCTCAGGAAGGGAGCCTCAGAAATACACCGGGTAATGAAACCAG GAGGCCTGATGGTGACCACACTGAGGCTGTCTAACATGGCTGCTTTGGCAGCAAAGCAAGTGATGCCAGGGGAGAACTGGCGCCCGGAGGCCTACATGACAGCTCTGAGAGACTCTGGCTGA
- the zgc:194242 gene encoding phosphoethanolamine N-methyltransferase 2 isoform X3: protein MWAERLVKQLGHPTRSVGGWLMSRLFVVRNRVLEENAVQLCRIQPDDTVLELGHGLGLGLKSAAKLLTEPTGHLIGVDYSAYMHKEASERMKDLVASGKVTLHHCDVAAMPLEDNTVDKVFHCNCYYFWPDLRKGASEIHRVMKPGGLMVTTLRLSSVAALAAKRVMPGENWRPEAYMTALRDSGFTDVRMEDRQLKYISFQAIYATASK, encoded by the exons ATGTGGGCTGAAAGATTGGTGAAACAGTTGGGCCACCCGACACGGTCAGTGGGAGGGTGGCTGATGAGTAGGTTGTTCGTAGTGCGCAACCGGGTCCTTGAGGAGAATGCTGTGCAGCTGTGCCGGATCCAACCTGATGACACAGTGCTGGAGCTGGGTCATggcctgggtctgggtctgaaGTCAGCCGCCAAACTGCTCACAGAGCCCACAGGCCACCTCATAGGGGTGGATTACTCAGCGTACATGCATAAG GAGGCAAGTGAGCGAATGAAGGACCTTGTGGCCAGTGGGAAAGTGACCCTGCATCACTGTGATGTAGCAGCAATGCCTCTGGAAGACAACACTGTGGATAAAGTCTTTCACTGTAACTGCTACTACTTCTGGCCTGACCTCAGGAAGGGAGCCTCAGAAATACACCGGGTAATGAAACCAG GAGGCCTGATGGTGACCACACTGAGGCTGTCTAGCGTGGCTGCTTTGGCAGCAAAGCGAGTGATGCCAGGGGAGAACTGGCGCCCGGAGGCCTACATGACAGCTCTGAGAGACTCTGGGTTCACTGATGTCAGGATGGAGGACAGACAGCTGAAATACATTTCTTTTCAAGCTATCTATGCCACTGCCTCAAAATGA
- the zgc:194242 gene encoding uncharacterized methyltransferase YdaC isoform X1, whose amino-acid sequence MWAEKLGKQLGHPTQSVGGWLVSRLLVARNRVLEENAVQLCRIQPDDTVLELGHGPGLGLKSAAKLLTEPTGHLIGVDYSAYMHKEASERMKDLVASGKVTLHHCDVAAMPLEDNTVDKVFHCNCYYFWPDLRKGASEIHRVMKPGGLMVTTLKLSNVAALAAKRVMPGENWRPEAYMTALRDSGFTDVRMEDRQLKYISFQAIYATASK is encoded by the exons ATGTGGGCTGAAAAATTGGGGAAACAGTTGGGCCACCCGACACAATCAGTGGGAGGGTGGCTGGTGAGTAGGTTGCTCGTAGCACGCAACCGGGTCCTTGAGGAGAATGCTGTGCAGCTGTGCCGGATCCAACCTGATGACACAGTGCTGGAGCTGGGTCATGGCCCGGGTCTGGGTCTGAAGTCAGCCGCCAAACTGCTCACAGAGCCCACAGGCCACCTCATAGGGGTGGATTACTCAGCGTACATGCATAAG GAGGCAAGTGAGCGAATGAAGGACCTTGTGGCCAGTGGGAAAGTGACCCTGCATCACTGTGATGTAGCAGCAATGCCTCTGGAAGACAACACTGTGGATAAAGTCTTTCACTGTAACTGCTACTACTTCTGGCCTGACCTCAGGAAGGGAGCCTCAGAAATACACCGGGTAATGAAACCAG GAGGCCTGATGGTGACCACACTGAAGCTGTCTAATGTGGCTGCTTTGGCAGCAAAGCGAGTGATGCCAGGGGAGAACTGGCGCCCAGAGGCCTACATGACAGCTCTGAGAGACTCTGGGTTCACTGATGTCAGGATGGAGGACAGACAGCTGAAATACATTTCTTTTCAAGCTATCTATGCCACTGCCTCAAAATGA
- the zgc:194242 gene encoding uncharacterized methyltransferase YdaC isoform X2, which produces MWAEKLGKQLGHPTQSVGGWLVSRLLVARNRVLEENAVQLCRIQPDDTVLELGHGPGLGLKSAAKLLTEPTGHLIGVDYSAYMHKEASERMKDLVASGKVTLHHCDVAAMPLEDNTVDKVFHCNCYYFWPDLRKGASEIHRVMKPGGLMVTTLRLSSVAALAAKRVMPGENWRPEAYMTALRDSGFTDVRMEDRQLKYISFQAIYATASK; this is translated from the exons ATGTGGGCTGAAAAATTGGGGAAACAGTTGGGCCACCCGACACAATCAGTGGGAGGGTGGCTGGTGAGTAGGTTGCTCGTAGCACGCAACCGGGTCCTTGAGGAGAATGCTGTGCAGCTGTGCCGGATCCAACCTGATGACACAGTGCTGGAGCTGGGTCATGGCCCGGGTCTGGGTCTGAAGTCAGCCGCCAAACTGCTCACAGAGCCCACAGGCCACCTCATAGGGGTGGATTACTCAGCGTACATGCATAAG GAGGCAAGTGAGCGAATGAAGGACCTTGTGGCCAGTGGGAAAGTGACCCTGCATCACTGTGATGTAGCAGCAATGCCTCTGGAAGACAACACTGTGGATAAAGTCTTTCACTGTAACTGCTACTACTTCTGGCCTGACCTCAGGAAGGGAGCCTCAGAAATACACCGGGTAATGAAACCAG GAGGCCTGATGGTGACCACACTGAGGCTGTCTAGCGTGGCTGCTTTGGCAGCAAAGCGAGTGATGCCAGGGGAGAACTGGCGCCCGGAGGCCTACATGACAGCTCTGAGAGACTCTGGGTTCACTGATGTCAGGATGGAGGACAGACAGCTGAAATACATTTCTTTTCAAGCTATCTATGCCACTGCCTCAAAATGA